Genomic DNA from Phyllopteryx taeniolatus isolate TA_2022b chromosome 10, UOR_Ptae_1.2, whole genome shotgun sequence:
TTCAACATAAAACGTGTAAATATCTGCTTACTATAATCTCACCTCACTTGCAATCATTGctcctgtatatttcttcttttCAGAGCTACAAATATTCATTCCAATAAGTGATGTTACATCACAGGGACTCTTTATGGTGTCCTAGGGCCACTTTTCTTTCAGTCATTCAAATATGGAATTATTGGATTTGGTCAGTTAGTTCTGCACAACCAAATTATGTAAACATTGATTCTTTAGTTCTTGAAAAGTTCTGAACACTAAACATAAATGGGATGGAGTATAGTAGTTCAGTAGTAGTCTAGTCTAAGTGTACACCACTGGATTACTTCAATTTAACGTtgtgtactttttgttttttatttacacagaaACAGTTATGTTTTATGTATGTCTGTACTAAAGCCAAAAGTCAATGATACCAAACTAGGATCTTTAACAGTAACACCCCAATGATGAGTGTTTGCAACACTACAATGACGACTCttatatagatagatacataCTTAATATTCATTCGATGTCTGAGAGGGTCTGATGGGTCTATCATTAGAGGATAGGTGAAACTATTGTACTTCTTTCTTTCACCTCATAATGTATAAAATGCCACATCCGCTTCCAGAGAACAGAGCAAAGCTACAATTTGGAAGAGGAATTTTCATCAAATGTCACAGACTGGTCGGTGTGGTTTGAAAAGGAGGAACAGAGTGAGAATCTGATGTCCGCATGCCACACGTGAAAAAGTGAGGTAACCTCACCATCAGCAAACTCACGAAACAAAAGTATTGCAACTTGTGACACGAGgggaaatataaaaatgatcTAGTGTCGAGGGCTTAAAATTTAGAAAACTGTGCAAAGATATGAAAAAACAATCGGTAATACATTGATATGAGTGACCCTATTTATGAGTTCTTCAAAATACGAGCTGACGGtcggccggatttgaactcaactcacttcacaacaagcagcagttttgtTTAGCAAATCGTGAAGACTCCTTAAAGAAAAGACCTCAAGCTTTTTATtgctagttgaagtttactgtcaaactaaacatcaaacaaagagaattacacattatgtatttaaaacaaccagatAGCTTTGCCATCTTTAGTCTGTTTTGCTTAATGCTGACTAACAACACAAAAAGcaatagacgggctaacaaacaGTATCGGTGTCACTTTGTTAAAACCCTTTAACCTGTGGCTATTCAGACACATATGGTGTGAATGCGCtgacaatgtaacaatactcacaagcatatcATTTTTTAACCCTTCCAAAAATGGCTAAGATAATTGCAGCCTGCTGAAGAACGCCTCCATGTATATTCATTTGTCTGTTACCATACTGCCGCAGGTGGTCACGGCGCCCACActggaaggagcagcacaatgtccactgagtGGAAGTGAAAAATGTGGCAATAACGGTTTCATGCTCTAGATTATTTGTAATTATGTtgttattgtatgttttaataaagtacaatatacaatattgtgggggaggctggaacagattaatggcctttggattcatttcaatgaggaaagctgatttgagacTTGAATATTTTGACTTACAAGcctggtcatggaacaaatcaaGCGcgtatctgaaggcaccactggaTTTTATCATTAAGGTGGGATACATTTGTATTAATTAAGCAGACAATTTTCAATTTCACATGCgaacaacattttattaataaacaaaaatatgaataagaatatcaaatataataaatattgttCCTTCAGATGTCCAGGTCTTCCATTACATTTATTACATACATTCTCAGttggtttgttttctttcctttcttttcctcttcttcctcattcTATACTGGAAATGAAATAATCGTCAAATTAGTATTttaattgtataataataataattataatgataataattattattataatacaaacAGAGTGTAGGATAACAATGTTTATGAaccaaaagaaaactgaaaaaaacaaacaaaggacaaGATGAAAAACCCAAGGCATATGAGGGGAACAGGTGGCAGAATGTGCTGGGATGGTCAAAAGTCTGGTAAACAATGAATCAGTAAAATGCTAAATGGCTACCATCCTACTAAAATACTGACTCGAGATGACTCCATTCGCTCCATTGTGAGTTGCAGAAGGCATCCTTGGCTCGGACACAGACAGTCCACTTGTTCTCCACCTCAAACTGACAAGTGCTTGAGGAGTTCACCATCACGGTCTGACAGAGATGCATAGCACTTTCACTGACATTTAGGTAAACCTTGTGTCGTTTTTAACccaaaaagttaaatgtatCTTCATTCTTAGCCATTTTATTCATTACAACTAAAATGTGATCCTTACCTTTGTACTCGTTGAGTCATGGCAGGGTTTGTCACAGTTTTTACACCCATGTCTTCTCTGTGAAACCTGGAAAGTGAGGGGGAAGTAAGAGTAGGGACTGCTCCAGGAGCCCGGGTAAGTCAATTCTATCATTGATGTGTTGACTCTCCTGATCTTCACTTTGTCAGGTTTCACTATTAAACCAAaacaggaaggaaaaaaaaggatgaatgcacaaaatgaatgaaCTACTGTacaaagcccaattccaataaagttgggacgtcatgtaaaacctaaataaaaacagaatacagtggtaaacatgcccctgttccagcttttttagaatgtattaaatgcatcaaattcaaaatgagagaatatttgcaaaaaaaacaataacgttcatcagtttgaaccttaaatatcttgtatttgtactgtattcaatttaatacaagttggaaaggatttgcaaatcattgtattctgtttttttttttttacacaacatcccaacttctgCGGGATTGGAATTTTTACAAAAGTACAGCAGTGCAAATTAATCACAACTCAACAgtgtaacattttcaaaatgttactaTTACTTTTGGTAtagtgacaaaacaaaacaaaccagctACATTATGATGCCGTAAAAACACAATGATGTTCTTGATCTGACAAACATTTGAATAAGtagttatgtacagtataggtATTTAGTATATTCTGAAATTTTTGGGTCAGATAAAAAATTGAATATAAACATGTAATCCAAGGTAATTTAACCTCGCCTACTTCAAGAATCTTGGGTCTATAAAAGCAGGGTCAGAATGTGGAACGACTTTAGAATTCAGTTACAAAATGTGTCAGGGAGAGTACGGTAGTTTAAAACAACCTTTAGACCATGCTGTCTGGTAAACAAACATGAGAGTTACCAATTTCAGACAGGTAGAAGTGTTGGTTGTAGCTCTCAACCAGGAAATTCTTTGTCTTCACGTAGACTGTGAAGAAGATACGCTGTTTCTCCTCTGCAAATGCGCAGTGCAGCTTGTCCACACAGGAGATCCCGTCTCCGGTGCCGTCCACTGAGCAGCTGAGATGACTCTGATCGGAGGAGCACGTCCAGTGCTGACCACTGATGTCCACAGTGCACTCAACATCTCTACCTCTAGAGATCATCAGAACATAggagcattctttttttttttggttttgtttgtgtttttccaatTTCCAGACAACTTCCATAATTTTGCCAACAACGTTTactatcattcattcattcatcatgtATGACTAGTTTCACGTGCAACTAAATCCATAGATGTGCCCTTGACCCTGAAATGTAtttctgctttaaaaaaataagtacttcTGGCTGTTCCTCTCAACACTGCAGTGAGTCTGAGCAGTATGTTATTATTGGACAGTGAGACAGGAAATATGGCTACAGCGTGTGTGAGCTTACCGTCCAGCTCTGATAAGTGCTACTTCTCCAACACGAGTCCTGTGCCAGCTCCAAGAGCATTGGAATGCTCCCTCAAAATTCTGTGTTGAGCACTTCAAATAATCCTCTACACATAACGAGACATATCAACACAAACATTTCACATGAAGTTGAAATACTATTTTGACATCTTCTAATACTGCAATTACCCAGGTCAGTTTTTGCCAGAATCTTCCTTCTCGTCATGTTGTTCTCTTGAATAAGGACGATGGTGTGATTGAGAAAAGAGCCGTTTGTGCTGTGGCAGCTGTAGTTGCCTCTTCCTAAACTCTCCTGTAGCTTCACCAGGTATGAATTACCCCTCTGTGCCTCGTCTTTACCGTTCTTCTTCCACATTATATCCTTGTCATCGTCATTTATTACTCTGTCTGCTGAGTGAAGGCACTTGAGGGCTTGTTGGCCCAATGCACCATTTACCTCCACAACCAGAActaaatggaaaacaaacacacaccgcAAAATAGTAAAGAGAGGATCACTTGACCTTTCACCTGAAGTCTTTTCATGCTGAGCAAACCTACCGTTAGGTTGGAGCATCCAGGAGCTCAGTGGGTTTTGATAACCCACGTGCAGAAATGCACAGATAAGGCTGAAGCCAATCAAATTCATCTGTATGGAAATGTTATATAATGTTATATttgtatactatatatatttatactgattggttggtgttttttttatagcgTGCCCTCTAGTctaataatacaatttcattgtcTAGCCACGTACAATATCGACAGTTATGTTCTGtgcttgtattaaaaaaaaatcatgcattgatTAAATCTTGTCATGAGTAGCATCTTACCTTGTGTTTGATGTAAATGGCAAGGAAAGCGATTGTCCGCACACTCTTTTATACAATAGAGTGACCTTTCATTTGAAAATTTCCCCAGAAAACTCCTGAGGAACTGTTGTTGCTAATAGTGGTAGTAAGCCACCTTTTGTCACTTCCACCCAGCATGCACACTCCTCTTTGGATTGTGACCACATTCACTTTCAGACTggcaaattgttttcatttcctcTGGTTATAAGCCTTAATAGTCTTTTTCATAGCATATAATTTCCCCATTGGAAGGCCACCGTTCTTTAAAGTAGAATGGATATGGTTTAAACATGTAATTTTAATAaggcatttttaaatttgatgtgtTACAGTATTTCAAGCTTTGTATAAAAGCTGATGCCAATAAATCAGTCTTGGTAAAGTTACATACAGTCATGCGGTTTTATTCCAAAGATGAATTGGAGCTACGCAGCTTGTTATAACCAACATCATTTATTGAATTAAATGGAAGAAATGCGTGGCTAAAAAATTTTTTCGTAATCCGAGAATCTACTGAATTCCATATTCAGACTTTTATATAGTTGTGAGAAAGTTTTTGAACATACAGTAACTGTTCTTAAATTAAGATTGGACATGGTGTGTACAAAAGTCTGTTGGGCTTCAGAATTCCTGGTCTGATTCATAGATGATAAGTATTACAGTAGATGTAATCAAGTTGATTTATTTACAGGTGATCATATCTGATGGGTAGGTAGGTCGTGTAGTAGCCCGATGTGAGTGTTTGTCCAGGTTACTTTGTTAGTAATAAGGGTTTAGTTTCCAAATTTGCTAGGTCTATAGTAGTGTATGTAGGATGAGTTTATTAAAGCAGGTGTCTGTTTCTTTGGTTCATGGATTACAGTGATAGTATAGAATTAAGTAAAATACAGAATGTGATTAATGTCCAGTGGGTTTATCTGTGATTCTACCTGTGGAATAAACTAAGACGTGATAAATTTTCAACGCTGACGTCGTTTTAGAATGTGTGTATTGAgaggatactttttttttttttaacagtggttTCCTGtcgctctttttcttcttcattttgctgatttttatttatttatttgttccttTATAGGTGAGTAACAATTGCTCCTAGTTCTTTAATTTGGATCTGCTCTGACTGCGAGTATTAAAATGTCATGTTATGATGATTTGGGCTGAGTCAATGGCTTGTCATTGGTCTCAATAAAATTAAACTTTGCCCGCACACACgcccacatgcacacacgcacatacactcacacacgtATGTGTGAGTCAAACAGACCAGTCAGCAATGGTGGTTTTACTTTTAAAAGAGGATTTAGTAGGGATTGAACAGCTCAAGGGCAGCTCATCTGACATGATAGTAATTTGTaacattggatggatggatttatgcaAGCAAGTTATACATATCCACAATAGACAATGATGAGCAAAATTAGTGTACATTAATTAATCACTTCAAGGTGGATTGCTGTGCAAGTCAAAATGGTAACTCTTCACTGTGCCGTGTCCATTTCTATTTCCTTCAAGTGGGACAGTGTACAATTGCTTCATAGGCATTCGGTGTATTTTCAGTACCCTGTCAATGATTGAAAACAACCAACAAGTCAGCATCACAAAGATGTTGTTATCCTCTATAATGGCAAGCTTTATCTCCCTTAGTCTTATGGCATTGTTTTCAACAACCATGGTGTAAATTGCCTCCTCCCGTTCGGATGTGACAAGGGGCCTTCTGCCACCCATGTGAAGTTGTCTCGCAGTCCTATgtggaaaaaatacagtaataccaAACACAATATTGAGCAAGATAAACTGTCAATGTATAAAATGTggaacactgtaatattgtaTGAAGTGTTGCAGAACGCATGCAGTATGTCAGTACAAGACCTATGGTTAGATTATGCTTGTGCACACCTGTTCTGTCAACGAAACGTCTGAATGATTGAGGACACATTGTCAAGTCTATCCTATACGTATTGgacacttgctcagtgtgaaagacCCCCGCGTTAAAGCGGCCattccatatttggaagtggggACCTAACAGCCTCGAAGGAAGTCGAGAGCCTTTTCCGCTGAGTGGACCGCAACTCGCccatatgtatttgtcattgttggaaaagaaagccTTGACTTTGCTCATTTTGATGAGGAGGGGGTGAGTGACGCAGCAGCGGCTCTTATCTCATCAGTGGCCTCCTCTACCGCTTCCTCAGTTTCGCTTCCCAATTCCTCTGCCACGCAGCCacactcctcttcctcttcttcttccctctGGCTGTTGACCCCGTCCAATTCCTTCTCCTTCCAATGTAACATTGTGTTGCGCACCggctgtactgtacagtacttggCTTGCCAGTTGATGAGTTCATGAGATGCACCTTTCAACTATGTCAGAAAACTGGTTGATCATTATTGATCTAATGGTTCACAAATGTTCCTTCATTAGAGAAggaacaccccgactcacccctcattattctcggggactttaacaaagctaaactcaaccacgaactccctaaatacaagcagcacatcgactgtcctaccagggaaaataatactttagaccactgctacaccacggtaaaaaacgcctaccgtgctatacctcgcgcagccttgggctcgtctgatcactgcttaattcacttaataccgacgtacaggcaagaacttaaacgtgcgaagcctacagtgaaaacagtcaaaaagtggacaaatgaagccaagatggaacttcaaagctgcttagactgcacagactggagtgtctttgaaaattcagctggcagcctggatgaatataaggacactgtcacatcctatatcagtttctgtgaagaggtctgtgttccaacaaaatcatttcgcacattcaacaacaataagccgtggttcactgctaaacttaagcagcttcgccaagctaaggaggacgcatatcagagcggggacagggccctgtataatcgagctagaaaccagctgaccaaagaaattaacattgcaaagaggatctatacagcaaagttggaaaaacagtttagcgcaaacgactctaaatcagtctggcatgcattccagtcgctgactaattacaagcgacgatccccccaagctgagaacaatagcacactagccaacgacttgaataccttctactgcagatttgaaaaggacagtttcacaccacacaccaacccggccgcacccgcgaccacaatcacacctctgacctctgcgttaaccatccatgaacaggatgtgagacgcatcttcaaacaacaaaagattaacaaagcggcaggcccggaccacgtgtctccatcctgcctcaaagtctgcgcggaccagctcgcgccagtcttcactcagatcttcaacagattactggaaatgtgcgaagttccatcctgcttcaaacgctccaccatcatcccagtccccaagaaacctgcaatctcgggtctgaatgactacaggcctgtcgctttgacatctgtggtcatgaagtcctttgaacgtcttgtgctggaccacctcaagagtgtcacaggtcccctgctggaccccctgcagtttgcctaccaagcgaacagatctgcggatgatgcagtcaacatgggactgcacttcatcctagaacacctcgacagtgcagggacctacgcgaggatcctgttcgtggacttcagctcagcgttcaacaccatcatccctgaactcctttcatccaagcttctccagctcagcgtctcacctgccatctgccagtggatttacagctttctgacgggcaggacacagcaggtcaggctgggggaggccacctgcggcttctgagaaagcatggcctgccaccggagctgctgagacagttctacacagcggtcatcgaatcagtcctgtgttcttccatcacagtctggtttggtgctgctgcaaaaaaggacaaactccgactgcaacggacaatcaaaactgctgaaaggattgtcggtacccccctacccacccttgaggacttgcacgctgccagaactaagacaagggcgtgcaaaatcctctcggaccctccccaccctggtcaccagctcttccagctccttccctcaggtaggcgctaccgatcaatgcaaactagaactagtagacattccaacagcttcttccctcttgcaatcaacttcttgaacagctaacttacaattccattacaacaagctggcaattttttgacttgagttcgttgtcacatttctgtattatgtattactcgtgcactcactgtagttgtctcgccgtgctgcactatttgcatatagtggccactcatgccagagtagcatctgctccatttgcacactgattgaggagtatctgtaacatttgcacaaccattgtcccagattatcgcagtactcgtcactttaaaccgcatacactccttgaagtctcagtgccctttgcacaatggtcattgcaccggactattgcgatattagccattcgaactgaggactctgcatctttttgcacaattgttgtttgttgttgttttttgtcaatgtctttatgtctccaaagtgttctgtaaattgactgtctgttgtactagagcggctccaactaccggagacaaattccttgtgtgttttggacatacttggcaaataaagatgattctgagaacctggggaaaaaaagtctgatGGAAAGTCTGATgtaaatgaatagaaatatgCTTGACATATGACAACTTCTTCAACCATTTTGCATGTAAAGACTTATGTGATGAACAAATGCCTGCACGTTGTGGGGGGTGAGACTACGCAACACAAGACCCACAGTAACATATTTTGATCAACATGACATAAGCAATTGATAATGTAGAAAACACTTGTATGGATGTACCAAAGCATTTGCAAAttgttcaaaaaacaaaacaaacaaacaaaataaataaaaagagagagagaaaaacagctTTGTTGATGGGCACTAGTAGTTTTGAGAATTGTAATTTTGATCTGAGAAATGTACCAAAGCGACTGAGGAAAACTGTAATGTTTGTTACTTTAATTTGTCGTCCATATGTTGCATGTGACTAAGTGTGGAGCTGAAACACGTCCAAGAATCAAccagttgaaaaacaaaaacaaacaaatgacctTTACAATTTATAAGGAAGTAGTAGCAATATAAATGTATACCCAATCAAatgatttatatagcacttttcatacattaaaatgcgACACAAAGGGagggagaaaacaaaacaaaccaaaacaaaacagacaattGAAATAGTAAGGCGaaatacacacgcacatacacacaaagtgATTAATAGTGTAGCTACTGTATctagaaagaagaagaagaagaatcatcttttactgtcatgaacatgcatgcatgcacacgaaatttgttctctgcatttaacccatcacagtgaacacatagacatgttagtggaacacactggagcaggggaatgcagaagcgcccggggagcatttcggggtatcagtgtcttgctcaaggacaccacagccgtgagtccgggggatgttggcggatggtccagtcggggttttgaacctatgTCCCCCACgatggcaggcgatgatcttaaccattgggccacggctgagtggtcattcattattattagtatccatttccatccattttctgagccgctactcctcactaggatcgcgggcgtgctggagcctggcctagctatcttcggtcgAGAgccggtgtacaccctgaaccggtcgccagccaatcgcagggcacacacaaacaaccaactattcgcactcacattcacacctacaattTACAGTCCTCAGTCaagctaccacgcatgtttttgggatgtgcgaggaaaccggagtgcccggagaaaacccacgcaggcacggggagaacatgcaaactccacacaggcggggccggggattgaaccctggtccccagaattgtgaggcagatgtgctaaccagtcgcccaccatgctggcttattattattaataattaattattattattagatggGACATATCAGTATGAATACAATGAGTATTTCTTCCTTTCGTActtatattatatactgtaggtcTAGCTGTTTTTTAtggttgcttttgttttgtttgtgttagttgatctttttttccttcattttcttttcttataaTAGAAGATACTGCTGTTACTGATataatcatttgtattattttattaggGTATATAGGAATAAGgatgtgtatatattatttcTGAATTcctatttgtattatattatcaTATTACTTTTGTACTCTTTTGATGAGAGACAGGGGTAGAAGTAAATACgttttacttcttcctactacttttcaaatatgtataacttgactttgtatttttttgttcaaatggtatttgttttgttgttttcgtgTTACTTTTTTGTTCTCTACGTTCGAAATCCATAATTCAATTCTAAACGTGCATGTCATACTAACCACTAGATGCTCCCAGAGGAcaagatttgaaatgaaaacgcCATTCTCGTTAAAACAAAAAGGGAAGTTAGCATTCATTGCATGGTATGGTTTGATAAGTTGTCCTTCCAGCACAATCCTGACATTTTTATACGCTGTTTCATAAAAACAGGTTTTCCAGTATAGAAACAGATTTTGTTGTGTCAAGCAGCTGTCGTAATCCATGTTCTACAGTTGTTAAGGAATCCACAGTTGAGCAGGAGGATGCATATATGAAGCACTACTGTCTATCATTTCACTGGGCAGTCTTCACAACGCTCCAAACTGTAGCAGTTGGGGTGAAACCAGTGCAGTGATGGCTGTTTATTTTCATACtatagagtggctccaacttcctgagacaaattccttttgtgtttttgacatacttgacaaGTAAAGAGGATTCTGAGATGTCATCGATGGgatcaattaaaaa
This window encodes:
- the il12ba gene encoding interleukin 12Ba isoform X2; its protein translation is MNLIGFSLICAFLHVGYQNPLSSWMLQPNVLVVEVNGALGQQALKCLHSADRVINDDDKDIMWKKNGKDEAQRGNSYLVKLQESLGRGNYSCHSTNGSFLNHTIVLIQENNMTRRKILAKTDLEDYLKCSTQNFEGAFQCSWSWHRTRVGEVALIRAGRGRDVECTVDISGQHWTCSSDQSHLSCSVDGTGDGISCVDKLHCAFAEEKQRIFFTVYVKTKNFLVESYNQHFYLSEIVKPDKVKIRRVNTSMIELTYPGSWSSPYSYFPLTFQVSQRRHGCKNCDKPCHDSTSTKTVMVNSSSTCQFEVENKWTVCVRAKDAFCNSQWSEWSHLDIE
- the il12ba gene encoding interleukin 12Ba isoform X1; translated protein: MNLIGFSLICAFLHVGYQNPLSSWMLQPNVLVVEVNGALGQQALKCLHSADRVINDDDKDIMWKKNGKDEAQRGNSYLVKLQESLGRGNYSCHSTNGSFLNHTIVLIQENNMTRRKILAKTDLEDYLKCSTQNFEGAFQCSWSWHRTRVGEVALIRAGRGRDVECTVDISGQHWTCSSDQSHLSCSVDGTGDGISCVDKLHCAFAEEKQRIFFTVYVKTKNFLVESYNQHFYLSEIVKPDKVKIRRVNTSMIELTYPGSWSSPYSYFPLTFQVSQRRHGCKNCDKPCHDSTSTKTVMVNSSSTCQFEVENKWTVCVRAKDAFCNSQWSEWSHLEMRKKRKRKERKQTN